CCCATTTTTAATAATTTATTGCTCTCTTATTTTTTTATCGTAAGTTTCAATCAAACTATTTAATCTATTACTGAAAACTTTTGCTTGATTAGGACTCATAATTATTCTTGTAGTCATTTTCACAATATTATTATGGCTAAATCCAAAATCAATAATTAGATCATTGTTGGACATGTGGAACTGTGCAAAATTGCTATAAGTATTTTCAAATTTATCAGGGATGTGTATTTCAATTTTTTTTGCTGTTTTTTCTTTCTTTGGTTCCATTGTTTTACCTCCTCTAACAATA
The Candidatus Cloacimonadota bacterium genome window above contains:
- a CDS encoding DUF3467 domain-containing protein — protein: MEPKKEKTAKKIEIHIPDKFENTYSNFAQFHMSNNDLIIDFGFSHNNIVKMTTRIIMSPNQAKVFSNRLNSLIETYDKKIREQ